One stretch of Arachis duranensis cultivar V14167 chromosome 1, aradu.V14167.gnm2.J7QH, whole genome shotgun sequence DNA includes these proteins:
- the LOC127748328 gene encoding protein FAR1-RELATED SEQUENCE 5-like: MRYLDLDDRSREARSLTRTKCPAQLRVKLDYGCGRWKVSCFVESHNHDLTPPQFAHLKGGYYHAGFTRKDLYNHIDRYRQSKVKNGDANEAINYLIGKSNNDPLFFGKYTFTSDERLEPIFWADGQSIIDYHCFGDIVAFDSTYKKNKYKKPLVIFSGRNHHRQTVIFDSGLLSDETTEMYKWLLESFVEAMGGKSPKVVITDGDLAMRDAIKNVLPDATHRFCGWHLQRNACENIKNPNFLRDFKGLIYDNNDHRDFDRRLAAILDKHNLIRSTWMEKTYETGAMWSHCFLRDKFFGYIRTTSQCKGINSLIRFYVNHKNTLIDFMDNLDRALKEYRNNELIVDFKSQCSEPVMITSLEVYERSASCYFTRNIFKEICNEIQSAGALNIKVLSTTLDKVEFSVTALGDPAKDRQVEVDRGKKLLLCSCKLFESCGIPCSHVFCAMKFENILEFPDSLIYKRWTKNAKNEFISTEMPVNDDVERVLNFRVGALASNCNKLCDIACKDLTDFDEIQSELVNLVICLQSRKQGKSTPNVNVEGINDPFVVKSKGAPSKRSSWRKKRACSNCHKHGHYYKRCPDLMQHSVKGNPRNRSDGNASAKDLDFSPERFANSSSSFSIKFEHHSGPKTKPFKKGGIRKFTVTGMRNPKGKDNTFDEVKESQQDKGHSFTNYKCVNDVMDEKCDTPHVQIDVRDPLPSSMPCGNKQGSYIALFASMHRTL; the protein is encoded by the exons ATGAGGTATCTTGATCTGGATGATAGATCAAGGGAGGCAAGGTCACTAACGCGAACCAAGTGTCCAGCTCAGCTTAGGGTAAAGCTTGACTACGGCTGCGGTAGATGGAAGGTATCATGTTTTGTGGAATCTCACAACCACGATCTGACGCCACCCCAATTTGCACATCTG AAGGGTGGATATTATCATGCTGGCTTCACACGCAAAGATTTATACAACCACATTGATCGTTATCGTCAGTCAAAAGTTAAAAACGGGGATGCCAATGAGGCAATAAACTATTTGATTGGCAAGTCAAACAACGATCCGCTGTTCTTTGGAAAGTATACGTTCACTAGTGACGAAAGGCTCGAGCCTATTTTTTGGGCAGATGGGCAGTCAATTATCGACTATCACTGCTTTGGAGATATTGTTGCCTTTGATTCAACCTACAAGAAGAATAAATACAAGAAGCCTTTGGTCATTTTCTCCGGACGCAATCATCACAGGCAGACTGTTATCTTCGACTCCGGCCTACTATCCGACGAAACCACAGAGATGTATAAGTGGTTGTTGGAATCCTTTGTTGAAGCGATGGGTGGGAAAAGTCCTAAAGTAGTAATAACTGACGGAGACCTTGCCATGCGAGATGCAATCAAGAATGTTCTTCCTGATGCGACCCATCGGTTTTGCGGATGGCATCTGCAGAGAAATGCATGTGAAAATATAAAGAATCCTAATTTCCTGCGCGATTTTAAGGGTCTTATATACGACAACAATGACCACAGAGACTTTGATCGGAGATTGGCAGCCATTTTGGATAAGCACAACCTTATTAGGAGTACTTGGATGGAAAAGACGTACGAAACTGGTGCGATGTGGTCCCATTGTTTCCTCCGGGATAAGTTTTTCGGTTACATAAGGACGACATCACAGTGCAAAGGTATAAATTCTCTCATCAGATTTTATGTTAATCACAAGAACACCCTCATTGACTTCATGGATAACCTGGATAGGGCCTTAAAGGAGTATAGAAACAATGAATTAATAGTTGACTTTAAGTCTCAGTGCTCAGAGCCAGTGATGATAACCTCGTTAGAGGTATATGAAAGATCTGCATCATGTTATTTCACGCGAAACATTTTCAAGGAAATTTGTAATGAGATTCAGAGTGCAGGCGCTTTGAATATTAAGGTACTAAGCACAACCTTGGACAAGGTAGAGTTCAGTGTGACTGCTCTCGGAGACCCGGCCAAAGATCGACAGGTAGAAGTCGATAGAGGTAAGAAACTGCTCTTGTGCTCGTGCAAGCTGTTTGAATCATGTGGTATTCCCTGTAGTCATGTCTTTTGTGCCATGAAGTTTGAAAACATACTTGAGTTTCCAGATTCATTGATCTACAAAAGGTGGACAAAGAATGCAAAGAACGAATTTATTAGCACAGAAATGCCTGTGAACGATGACGTCGAAAGGGTCTTAAATTTTCGAGTCGGTGCATTGGCATCGAATTGCAACAAGCTGTGTGATATTGCTTGCAAGGATCTTACAGACTTTGATGAAATACAGTCTGAACTTGTCAATTTAGTTATCTGCCTGCAGTCACGCAAACAAGGCAAGTCAACTCCTAATGTTAACGTGGAAGGCATCAACGATCCCTTTGTTGTCAAAAGCAAAGGAGCCCCTTCCAAGAGGTCTTcttggaggaagaagagagcATGCTCTAATTGCCACAAGCACGGTCATTACTACAAGCGCTGTCCAGATCTGATGCAGCATAGTGTGAAAGGTAACCCTCGCAATCGATCAGACGGCAATGCATCAGCCAAggacttagattttagtccagaaaggTTTGCTAATTCTTCGAGTTCATTCTCAATTAAGTTCGAACACCACTCAGGACCTAAGACCAAG CCTTTTAAAAAGGGTGGAATAAGGAAGTTTACAGTGACGGGTATGAGGAACCCGAAGGGTAAAGACAACACTTTTGATGAG GTGAAGGAGTCACAGCAGGACAAGGGACATTCATTCACAAACTATAAATGCGTTAATGATGTCATGGATGAGAAATGTGACACACCACATGTGCAGATCGATGTCCGAGATCCGTTACCATCGTCAATGCCTTGTGGCAACAAACAAGGATCGTACATAGCATTATTCGCGTCGATGCATAGGACACTTTGA